In Actinoplanes derwentensis, the following proteins share a genomic window:
- a CDS encoding helix-turn-helix transcriptional regulator has product MRADRLVATLLLMQTRGRVTAAELATELEVSVATARRDLEALSAAGVPVYPQPGRHGGWSLVGGARTDLTGLSAAEARALFLLAGPVAGAAPDVRSALRKLVRALPAPFRADAAAAAESTLVDPAGWGERDRPRPELVDRLQEAVVRRQRIRFTYRGESREADPWGVVDKDDVWYLIAGTSGGRRTFRVDRFTDLQVIGSHFERPPAFDLDEAWREVVGEVERKRARTKATLLIENRFVWVLRDHFGRHCELLDLLPDGRARVRVGAPEPRDIARTLSGWGSSVEVLDPPEVRAELARIGAELSALYI; this is encoded by the coding sequence ATGCGCGCTGACCGTCTCGTCGCCACCCTTCTGCTGATGCAGACCCGCGGCCGGGTGACCGCCGCTGAACTCGCCACCGAGCTGGAGGTCTCGGTCGCCACCGCCCGCCGGGACCTGGAGGCCCTGTCGGCAGCCGGTGTGCCGGTCTATCCGCAGCCCGGACGGCATGGCGGCTGGTCGCTGGTGGGCGGCGCGCGCACCGACCTGACCGGCCTGTCAGCCGCCGAGGCACGGGCGTTGTTCCTGCTGGCCGGTCCGGTCGCGGGAGCCGCACCCGACGTTCGTTCGGCACTGCGCAAGCTGGTACGGGCACTGCCGGCCCCGTTTCGTGCCGACGCCGCGGCGGCCGCCGAGTCCACCCTGGTCGACCCGGCGGGCTGGGGCGAACGGGACAGGCCCCGGCCGGAGCTCGTCGACCGGCTCCAGGAAGCAGTGGTGCGCCGTCAGCGGATCCGGTTCACCTACCGTGGCGAGTCCCGGGAAGCCGACCCGTGGGGTGTCGTCGACAAGGACGACGTCTGGTACCTGATCGCCGGGACCTCCGGCGGCCGCCGCACCTTCCGCGTCGACCGGTTCACGGATCTGCAGGTCATCGGCTCGCATTTCGAGCGACCGCCCGCGTTCGACCTGGACGAGGCCTGGCGCGAGGTGGTCGGCGAGGTCGAGCGGAAACGGGCCCGCACGAAGGCCACGCTGCTGATCGAGAACCGTTTCGTGTGGGTGCTGCGCGACCACTTCGGCCGGCACTGCGAACTGCTCGACTTGCTACCCGACGGCCGTGCCCGAGTCCGGGTGGGCGCTCCCGAACCCCGCGACATCGCCCGCACCCTGAGCGGCTGGGGCTCGTCGGTCGAGGTCCTCGACCCGCCGGAGGTCCGTGCCGAGCTGGCCCGCATCGGCGCGGAGCTGTCGGCGCTTTACATCTAG
- a CDS encoding ArsR/SmtB family transcription factor, whose protein sequence is MSLTNPFGDLRITDPQAMRALAHPVRLAALTYLQRNGPATATQLAPHVGATPSVVSWHLRHLATFGFVMDADQGGGRQRFWKAAARGFTVELAEDDESQNAVRMLAGQVEETARQQIDRWWAETEPALDHTWRRLSGPSNTGVRLTAAELDKLQSDIDELLGGYVRRAKADTPEDARRVRILRHYLPEAQ, encoded by the coding sequence ATGTCTCTCACTAATCCGTTCGGTGACCTGAGGATCACCGATCCGCAGGCGATGCGGGCGCTGGCCCATCCCGTCCGACTCGCCGCACTGACATATCTGCAGCGCAACGGCCCCGCGACCGCCACCCAGCTCGCCCCGCACGTCGGGGCGACTCCCTCGGTGGTCAGCTGGCATCTGCGGCACCTCGCGACGTTCGGGTTCGTGATGGACGCCGACCAGGGCGGCGGGCGGCAGCGTTTCTGGAAGGCCGCCGCCCGCGGATTCACCGTCGAACTCGCCGAGGACGACGAGTCGCAGAATGCCGTGCGGATGCTGGCCGGGCAGGTGGAGGAGACCGCGCGCCAGCAGATCGACCGCTGGTGGGCCGAGACCGAGCCGGCGCTCGATCACACCTGGCGCCGTCTCTCCGGGCCGTCCAACACCGGCGTCCGGCTCACCGCCGCCGAACTCGACAAGCTCCAGAGCGACATCGACGAACTACTGGGTGGATATGTGCGGCGCGCTAAGGCCGACACCCCCGAGGACGCGCGCCGGGTCCGCATCCTGCGGCACTACCTTCCCGAAGCGCAGTGA
- a CDS encoding GNAT family N-acetyltransferase: MIEIRPYRAADRAALYDICVRTADAGGDARGRYDTDALMGDLFAGPYAHLSPGLAYVVDDGGEPVGYVVGTADTARFAHRYRTEWIPLLGDRYPVPPAGPRTPTEDMVALHHHPERMLVPGLAGYPAHLHIDLLPSHQGRGWGRRLIQRFVSVVDAPGLHVGMVTANVQARGFYDRLGFTVLPVADPGPLTYLGLRLRTARRSTQAQK; the protein is encoded by the coding sequence GTGATCGAGATCCGTCCCTATCGTGCGGCTGACCGTGCGGCCCTCTACGACATCTGTGTGCGCACCGCCGACGCCGGGGGCGACGCTCGCGGCCGGTACGACACCGACGCACTGATGGGCGACCTGTTCGCCGGCCCTTACGCGCACCTGTCGCCGGGGCTGGCGTACGTCGTCGACGACGGTGGCGAACCGGTCGGCTATGTGGTGGGCACCGCCGACACCGCCCGATTCGCCCATCGTTATCGCACCGAGTGGATCCCGCTGCTCGGCGACCGCTACCCGGTGCCGCCGGCGGGGCCGCGCACGCCGACCGAGGACATGGTCGCTCTGCACCATCACCCGGAGCGGATGCTGGTGCCCGGCTTGGCGGGATATCCCGCACACCTGCACATCGATCTGCTGCCGTCGCACCAGGGCCGGGGCTGGGGACGCCGGCTGATCCAGCGTTTCGTGTCGGTGGTGGACGCCCCGGGCCTGCACGTCGGCATGGTGACCGCCAACGTGCAGGCCCGGGGCTTCTACGATCGGCTCGGCTTCACCGTTCTCCCGGTCGCGGACCCGGGTCCCCTCACCTACCTGGGACTTCGGCTGCGGACAGCCCGCCGGTCCACGCAGGCGCAGAAGTAG
- a CDS encoding VOC family protein has product MTSRIATIAIDALDAPRVAEFWMAVLGWRIVEDDGEVLSIGPPAGAGPTIDVVRVTERKTAKNRLHLDLRADGSSQAREVERLLALGARKTDIGQGPDVSWVVLADPEGNEFCVLSRSVQDV; this is encoded by the coding sequence ATGACCAGCCGTATCGCCACGATCGCGATCGACGCCCTGGACGCACCGCGGGTCGCCGAGTTCTGGATGGCCGTGCTCGGCTGGCGGATCGTCGAGGACGACGGCGAAGTGCTGAGCATCGGCCCGCCCGCCGGTGCCGGGCCGACGATCGACGTGGTCCGGGTCACCGAACGCAAGACCGCCAAGAACCGTCTCCACCTGGACTTGCGCGCGGACGGCAGCAGCCAGGCCCGGGAGGTGGAGCGGCTTCTCGCCCTCGGCGCCCGCAAGACCGACATCGGTCAGGGCCCGGACGTCTCCTGGGTGGTCCTCGCCGATCCGGAGGGCAACGAGTTCTGTGTCCTCTCCCGGTCTGTGCAGGACGTCTAG
- a CDS encoding ATP-binding protein, whose product MRTVRGGASPVMIGRESELRRLARLASSSEPAVAIIAGEPGIGKTRLVHELLATLPAETVVLIGQAEPGSLSRPYEVLLDAVDGRPEVDEEQLDALTDARRSPVERLHTGLSLLADLTGDAPAVIVFEDLHWADSESAALFERIADQRGPRLLIGTYRPEEVTRRQPVAGLLARMERRHAVSHVRLDRLTPSQTAALLAAATGAPASMRAVTALHHRTGGNPFFLEELLRALPGVDLDALVEQPLPWSLAEVLRRQVEDLEAVSLRIVEAATVLGHRIPFDLLADVTDAGEDELILVLRDLVTRGVLVESGVDEFAFRHALVREAIGSQMLGRQRRRLHEAALDVLLRGGSSDPAMVAHHACGAGRYDDMIAAARRGAALYLSIGSAYQALQLAEMGLDELPDDIELLAFAARSAWLAGLLDDAIRYGRRWRDLAGTATERAESLYLLVRLAWELREPGEVRTLTHDIETLIAQLPPGADQARAMTAIAQSAYLTDEVDTVLLWSDRALALADEFDLPAVRLAALVEKGSMLIERSRTTAEGRRILSGLIDEAEAAGEWVLAARALHALVDGEPPTSPTEHAAVLERMRVDAERAGFEQLSVATYYRGRARLALRTGDLNAAIEALEEGRERDRNYRRRGRWAEYHGVFLAGLYLEAGELDRVERLIADLAALPNNPPTTIPGLAFHLACRRGDLPRAEANMNEFVKALAEQLWRSGEQAHDLIAAALELGLPTEMLDRLAGALLDGEVWDSNRILVNAQLAEARGHHAEALAGYLSIADAHILGPVVRGTVHVNTARCLLALDRPGEAATATQAAATLLAQWGGWRLADLARVRTRLGLTETDHAAPGPSTLTPREREVAILITDGLTNTELARRLYISPKTAAVHVSNILRKLNISSRTEVAAQVGGP is encoded by the coding sequence GTGCGAACAGTCCGCGGTGGTGCCAGCCCGGTGATGATCGGCCGGGAGAGCGAGCTGCGTCGATTGGCGCGGCTCGCTTCGTCGTCGGAGCCGGCGGTCGCGATCATCGCCGGTGAGCCGGGGATCGGGAAGACCCGGCTGGTGCACGAGCTGCTGGCGACACTGCCGGCGGAGACGGTGGTGCTGATCGGGCAGGCCGAACCGGGTTCGCTGTCGCGCCCGTACGAGGTGCTGCTGGACGCCGTCGACGGGCGCCCGGAAGTGGACGAGGAGCAGCTCGACGCGTTGACGGACGCGCGGCGCAGCCCGGTCGAGCGGCTGCACACCGGGTTGTCGCTGCTGGCCGACCTGACCGGGGACGCCCCGGCGGTGATCGTCTTCGAGGACCTGCACTGGGCCGACTCGGAGAGTGCGGCACTGTTCGAGCGGATCGCCGACCAGCGTGGCCCGAGGCTGCTGATCGGCACGTACCGGCCGGAGGAAGTGACCCGCCGTCAGCCGGTGGCCGGGTTGCTCGCGCGGATGGAACGACGGCATGCCGTCAGTCACGTCCGCCTGGATCGGCTGACTCCGTCGCAGACCGCGGCGCTGCTGGCGGCCGCGACCGGTGCACCCGCTTCGATGCGGGCGGTGACGGCGCTGCACCACCGTACCGGCGGCAATCCGTTCTTTCTCGAAGAGCTTCTGCGTGCACTGCCCGGCGTCGACCTGGACGCGCTGGTCGAGCAGCCGCTGCCGTGGAGTCTCGCCGAGGTGCTGCGCCGTCAGGTCGAGGATCTGGAGGCGGTCAGTCTCCGGATCGTCGAGGCGGCCACCGTGCTGGGTCACCGGATCCCGTTCGACCTGCTCGCCGACGTGACCGATGCCGGTGAGGACGAGCTGATCCTGGTGCTGCGTGACCTGGTCACCCGGGGTGTGCTGGTGGAGTCGGGGGTCGACGAGTTCGCTTTCCGGCACGCACTGGTCCGGGAGGCGATCGGCAGTCAGATGCTCGGCCGGCAGCGGCGGCGTCTGCACGAGGCGGCGCTGGACGTACTGCTGCGGGGTGGCTCTTCCGATCCGGCCATGGTGGCGCATCACGCGTGCGGGGCCGGCCGTTATGACGACATGATCGCCGCGGCTCGCCGGGGTGCCGCGCTGTACCTGTCGATCGGGTCCGCGTACCAGGCGCTGCAACTGGCCGAGATGGGTCTCGACGAGTTGCCCGACGACATCGAACTGCTGGCGTTCGCCGCCCGGTCGGCGTGGCTGGCCGGGCTGCTCGACGACGCCATCCGCTACGGCCGGCGCTGGCGGGATCTGGCCGGCACCGCCACCGAGCGGGCCGAGTCGCTCTACCTGCTGGTGCGGCTGGCGTGGGAGTTGCGGGAGCCCGGCGAGGTGCGGACGCTGACCCACGACATCGAGACCCTGATCGCGCAGCTACCGCCCGGCGCCGATCAGGCACGGGCGATGACCGCTATTGCCCAGTCGGCTTATTTGACTGACGAGGTCGACACGGTGCTGCTCTGGTCGGATCGGGCGCTGGCGCTGGCCGACGAGTTCGACCTGCCGGCGGTGCGGTTGGCGGCGCTGGTGGAGAAGGGTTCGATGCTCATCGAGCGCAGCCGGACCACCGCTGAGGGCCGCCGGATCCTGTCCGGGCTGATCGACGAGGCCGAGGCCGCCGGTGAGTGGGTGCTGGCCGCCCGTGCCCTGCACGCCCTGGTCGACGGCGAGCCGCCCACCTCGCCGACCGAGCACGCCGCGGTTCTGGAACGGATGCGGGTCGACGCCGAACGGGCCGGGTTCGAGCAGCTCTCGGTGGCCACCTACTACCGCGGCCGGGCTCGCCTCGCGCTGCGGACCGGCGATCTGAACGCGGCGATCGAGGCCCTGGAGGAGGGCCGCGAACGGGACCGCAACTACCGGCGCCGGGGTCGCTGGGCCGAGTACCACGGTGTGTTCCTGGCCGGTCTCTACCTGGAGGCCGGTGAACTGGACCGGGTCGAGCGCCTGATCGCCGACCTGGCCGCGCTGCCCAACAACCCGCCGACCACGATCCCGGGACTGGCCTTCCACCTGGCCTGCCGACGCGGCGATCTGCCGCGCGCCGAGGCGAACATGAACGAGTTCGTCAAGGCCCTGGCCGAACAGTTGTGGCGCAGCGGCGAACAGGCCCACGACCTGATCGCGGCCGCGCTGGAACTGGGCCTGCCGACCGAGATGCTGGATCGTCTGGCTGGGGCGCTGCTGGACGGCGAGGTGTGGGACAGCAACCGGATCCTGGTGAACGCCCAGCTGGCGGAGGCACGTGGCCACCACGCCGAGGCCCTCGCAGGCTACCTGTCGATCGCCGACGCCCACATCCTGGGACCGGTGGTCCGGGGAACGGTCCACGTCAACACCGCCCGCTGCCTGCTGGCCCTGGACCGCCCCGGCGAGGCGGCGACCGCTACCCAAGCGGCGGCGACGCTGTTGGCGCAGTGGGGCGGCTGGCGGCTGGCGGACCTGGCACGCGTCCGCACCCGCCTCGGCCTGACCGAAACCGATCATGCTGCGCCGGGACCGTCCACGCTGACCCCACGCGAACGCGAGGTGGCGATTCTGATCACCGACGGCCTCACCAACACCGAACTGGCCCGCCGCCTCTACATCTCCCCGAAAACCGCGGCCGTCCACGTCTCCAACATCCTCCGAAAACTGAACATCTCCTCCCGGACCGAGGTCGCCGCCCAGGTGGGCGGTCCTTAG
- a CDS encoding MFS transporter, translating to MAGSLWRDRRFASFWAGETISQFGDRISELALPLIAVTLLAATPIEVGLLIAAIWAPNLLSVVVGAWVDRQAHRRRLLVLADLLRAAALFSLPVAYWLGALGLPQLFGVALLAGAGQVLFSCSYQSFFVTLVDRDRYVDANSKLSTSRSASFVAGPAAGGFLIQALTAPVAILVDAVSFLFSALLISRIRTEPFPVGQKMSLVAGVSAGLRYVLGHRYLRAALACVTTVNFFGFVAQALVILYASRELGLPAGPIGLAFGLGATGALLGAVIAPRLSARYGVGRMVVAGAILFPAPVAAIALAGGPQWLIVTIIAMAEAVSGAGVMFLDINLNSVQTAVIADDMRSRVSGVFGTINYGARPLGAVIGGLLGSSLGLRPTLLIAAAGGVLSCLWLLRSPIPSLRSLESLTR from the coding sequence ATGGCGGGATCGCTGTGGCGCGACCGCCGGTTCGCCTCCTTCTGGGCCGGCGAGACCATCTCCCAGTTCGGCGACCGGATCAGTGAGCTGGCCCTGCCGCTGATCGCGGTCACCCTGCTGGCCGCTACCCCGATCGAGGTCGGGCTGCTGATCGCCGCGATCTGGGCACCCAACCTGCTGTCGGTCGTGGTCGGCGCCTGGGTCGACCGTCAGGCCCACCGCAGACGGCTGCTCGTGCTCGCGGATCTGCTCCGTGCCGCCGCACTGTTCAGCCTTCCGGTCGCGTACTGGCTGGGCGCTCTCGGTCTGCCCCAGCTCTTCGGGGTGGCGCTGCTGGCCGGGGCGGGCCAGGTGCTGTTCTCCTGCTCGTACCAGTCCTTCTTCGTGACCCTGGTCGACCGGGACCGCTACGTCGACGCCAACAGCAAGCTGAGCACCAGCCGGTCCGCGTCGTTCGTCGCCGGACCGGCGGCCGGGGGATTCCTCATCCAGGCGCTGACCGCTCCGGTCGCGATCCTCGTCGACGCGGTCTCCTTCCTGTTCTCCGCTCTCCTGATCAGCCGCATCCGTACCGAGCCGTTTCCGGTCGGACAGAAGATGTCGCTGGTCGCGGGCGTCAGTGCCGGGCTGCGTTACGTGCTCGGCCACCGATACCTGCGCGCCGCCCTCGCCTGTGTCACCACCGTCAACTTCTTCGGGTTCGTCGCCCAGGCGCTGGTGATCCTCTATGCCAGCCGCGAACTGGGCCTCCCGGCCGGGCCGATCGGGCTCGCCTTCGGTCTCGGCGCGACCGGTGCCCTGCTCGGCGCGGTGATCGCCCCGAGGCTGTCGGCCCGCTACGGCGTGGGCCGGATGGTGGTGGCCGGCGCGATCCTCTTCCCGGCGCCGGTCGCCGCGATCGCCCTGGCCGGCGGGCCGCAGTGGCTGATCGTGACCATCATCGCCATGGCTGAGGCGGTGTCCGGTGCGGGCGTGATGTTCCTGGACATCAACCTGAACTCGGTGCAGACCGCCGTCATCGCCGATGACATGCGCAGCCGGGTCTCCGGCGTCTTCGGCACCATCAATTACGGCGCCCGGCCCCTCGGCGCGGTGATCGGCGGCCTGCTCGGCAGCTCGCTCGGCCTCCGGCCCACCCTGCTGATCGCCGCCGCCGGCGGGGTGCTGTCGTGTCTCTGGCTCCTGCGGTCGCCGATCCCGAGCCTGCGGTCCCTGGAGTCACTGACGCGGTGA
- a CDS encoding TetR/AcrR family transcriptional regulator, giving the protein MPTENDPRFLRSREAILHAARDLLLERGPAAVTHVQVAERAAVGRATVYRHWPRAELLLMEAMATVPMPFFSDPTVPTRDWLRRELTAIARQLDLDDVRAVSTTLAGTALWDTDMDARRAQFAGVLTDRLAAALDGAQTRGEITLAIPSRDAAALAIGPMYYRSTIEHSPTGTNLIEATIEALGTWSTASSPRQ; this is encoded by the coding sequence GTGCCCACCGAAAACGATCCCCGGTTCCTGCGCAGCCGGGAAGCGATCCTGCACGCCGCCCGTGACCTGCTCCTGGAGAGAGGACCCGCGGCGGTGACGCACGTCCAGGTCGCCGAGCGGGCCGCGGTCGGGCGCGCCACCGTCTATCGGCACTGGCCGCGCGCCGAGCTGCTTCTCATGGAGGCGATGGCCACCGTCCCGATGCCGTTCTTCAGCGACCCCACCGTTCCGACCAGGGACTGGTTGCGCCGGGAGCTGACGGCGATCGCCCGGCAACTGGACCTCGACGACGTGCGCGCCGTGTCCACGACCCTGGCCGGCACCGCCCTCTGGGACACGGACATGGATGCCCGCCGCGCCCAGTTCGCCGGGGTCCTCACCGACCGGCTCGCGGCCGCCCTCGACGGCGCCCAGACGCGTGGCGAGATCACCCTGGCGATTCCCAGCCGGGACGCCGCCGCCCTGGCCATCGGGCCGATGTATTACCGCAGCACGATCGAGCACTCCCCCACCGGCACCAACCTCATCGAGGCCACCATCGAAGCGCTGGGCACCTGGTCCACCGCCTCGTCACCGCGTCAGTGA
- a CDS encoding DMT family transporter translates to MPYFYLFTAIAAELVATSLMKSTEGFTRLWPTVTVIVGYVASFVLLAQAVKQIEVGVAYAIWSGVGTAAIVGIGAAFLGEPLTTGKVAGIAFIIAGVVMLNLTGGEVH, encoded by the coding sequence GTGCCCTACTTTTACCTGTTCACCGCGATCGCCGCGGAACTCGTGGCCACCAGTCTGATGAAGTCGACCGAGGGTTTCACCCGACTCTGGCCGACAGTGACCGTCATCGTCGGTTACGTTGCGTCATTCGTTCTGCTGGCGCAGGCGGTGAAACAGATCGAGGTCGGGGTGGCCTACGCGATCTGGTCCGGTGTCGGGACGGCCGCGATCGTCGGCATCGGCGCGGCCTTTCTGGGCGAACCACTGACCACCGGTAAAGTGGCGGGCATCGCTTTCATCATCGCCGGAGTCGTGATGCTCAACCTCACCGGCGGCGAGGTCCATTGA
- a CDS encoding MFS transporter has translation MDRVRRGRVATSLIFLLFGAALGVWTARIPAVKEGLGLSDGRLSVALLAFAAGCIAGMVLVGRLTDRFGSSRVLIPAALLEGVLLIPPGLSDGLVTLSVALFVFGTVHGTLNIAMNANAAEVERERGRPIMSSFHAIYSIGGFLGAILGSVFAHAGVSVAVTLISVGLTAVMLAAAASAWVLRSSPPPGDEREPVGTELVGTEPGGGGPGGTRRDSAGRGSARPGGRRMLLVFYGIVVVCTLVGEGAAADWSAVHLRDERGTSEGAAAYGYAAFAIMMTLGRFVGDRAAGRFGPVAVIRASGLLAAAGLGAGLVLAHPVAVIAGWGLFGLGLSCVAPQFFTAAAGVDPRRAGQALSTVVSIGYLGFLLGPIAIGAVATVVGLTTALWIPVVLAIFVAASARSIRPSRAA, from the coding sequence ATGGATCGCGTGCGCCGTGGCCGGGTCGCCACCTCCTTGATCTTCCTGCTGTTCGGGGCCGCGCTCGGGGTGTGGACCGCTCGCATCCCGGCAGTCAAGGAGGGCCTGGGGCTCAGTGACGGGCGGCTCAGCGTTGCGCTGCTGGCGTTCGCCGCCGGGTGCATCGCCGGGATGGTGCTGGTCGGCCGGCTCACCGATCGGTTCGGCAGTTCACGGGTGCTGATTCCGGCCGCGTTGCTGGAGGGTGTGCTGCTGATCCCGCCAGGGCTCAGTGACGGGCTGGTGACGTTGTCGGTCGCGTTGTTCGTCTTCGGGACGGTGCACGGCACCCTCAACATCGCGATGAACGCGAACGCCGCCGAGGTCGAGCGGGAGCGGGGCCGGCCGATCATGTCGTCGTTCCACGCGATCTACAGCATCGGAGGCTTCCTCGGCGCGATCCTGGGCAGCGTTTTCGCACATGCGGGGGTGAGTGTCGCGGTGACTCTGATCAGTGTCGGACTGACCGCGGTGATGCTGGCCGCAGCTGCGTCGGCATGGGTGCTGCGATCATCGCCGCCGCCCGGTGACGAGCGGGAGCCGGTCGGCACGGAGCTGGTCGGCACGGAGCCGGGCGGCGGGGGACCGGGCGGCACGAGGCGCGACAGTGCGGGACGCGGCAGTGCGAGGCCGGGCGGCCGGCGGATGCTGCTGGTCTTCTACGGGATCGTCGTGGTCTGCACCCTCGTCGGTGAGGGCGCGGCCGCCGACTGGAGCGCGGTTCACCTGCGTGACGAGCGGGGCACTTCCGAAGGAGCGGCGGCGTACGGGTATGCAGCCTTCGCGATCATGATGACCCTGGGCCGTTTTGTGGGAGACCGGGCTGCCGGGCGGTTCGGGCCGGTCGCCGTGATCCGGGCCAGTGGGCTGCTCGCCGCGGCGGGTCTCGGTGCCGGTCTGGTGCTGGCACATCCGGTGGCGGTGATCGCCGGGTGGGGACTGTTCGGTCTCGGGCTGTCGTGTGTGGCGCCACAGTTCTTCACCGCAGCCGCCGGGGTGGACCCCCGACGGGCCGGGCAGGCGCTGTCGACAGTGGTCAGCATCGGCTATCTCGGTTTCCTGCTCGGCCCGATCGCGATCGGTGCAGTCGCGACCGTCGTCGGACTGACCACGGCCCTGTGGATTCCGGTGGTACTGGCGATCTTCGTGGCCGCCAGTGCCCGCAGCATTCGGCCGTCGAGAGCTGCCTGA
- a CDS encoding NAD(P)-dependent oxidoreductase has product MTVVVLGASGATGRHVVSTALERGHKAVALVRRPGTFGPRDRLTEVIWPDVTDTAALVHALPGADVVVSALGGAGKGPTTVCSDGIGSAVTAMNTAGVTRLIAVSAHGVLETHDRSLYSVAVWANVAERMRDKETMEPLITASGLNWTIVRPPKLSSHAAIGRYTAGTDLLIRLWSAIGRADLAAFLIDEAETPRYAHAYPRITR; this is encoded by the coding sequence ATGACGGTCGTCGTCCTGGGCGCCTCGGGCGCCACCGGACGGCACGTGGTGTCCACCGCGCTGGAGCGAGGGCACAAGGCAGTGGCACTGGTCCGCCGACCGGGCACGTTCGGGCCACGGGACCGGCTGACCGAAGTGATCTGGCCGGACGTCACGGACACCGCTGCCCTCGTCCACGCCCTGCCGGGGGCCGACGTCGTGGTCAGCGCTCTGGGCGGCGCGGGCAAGGGACCGACGACGGTCTGTTCGGACGGCATCGGATCGGCGGTGACCGCGATGAACACGGCCGGGGTGACCCGCCTGATCGCGGTCAGCGCCCATGGCGTGTTGGAGACCCACGACCGGTCGCTGTACTCGGTGGCGGTGTGGGCCAACGTGGCCGAGCGGATGCGCGACAAGGAAACGATGGAACCACTGATCACTGCCTCCGGTCTGAACTGGACGATCGTGCGGCCCCCGAAGCTGTCGAGCCACGCCGCGATCGGGCGGTACACGGCCGGCACCGACCTGCTTATCCGGCTGTGGAGTGCCATCGGCCGCGCCGACCTCGCCGCTTTCCTGATCGACGAAGCCGAGACCCCGCGATATGCACACGCCTATCCGCGGATCACCCGATGA
- a CDS encoding VOC family protein encodes MLRGFTTVTFFADDLDAARAWYSALFGIEPYFVRDSAYLEWRVGDHQNEFGILNSRFAPHPHRPEASGAIVYWAVDDVEATYRRLLELGATEHDKPTERGPGYVTASVLDPFGNVLGVMFNQHYRDVLKACGGTSNVQE; translated from the coding sequence ATGCTTCGTGGATTCACCACCGTCACGTTCTTCGCCGACGACCTGGACGCGGCGCGCGCCTGGTACTCGGCACTGTTCGGGATCGAGCCGTATTTCGTGCGTGACTCCGCCTACCTGGAGTGGCGCGTCGGCGACCACCAGAACGAATTCGGCATCCTGAACAGCCGGTTCGCCCCGCACCCGCACCGGCCGGAGGCGTCCGGCGCGATCGTCTACTGGGCCGTCGACGATGTCGAGGCGACCTACCGGCGGCTGCTGGAACTCGGCGCGACCGAGCACGACAAACCCACCGAGCGAGGGCCGGGGTACGTGACCGCCTCGGTGCTCGATCCGTTCGGCAACGTCCTCGGCGTCATGTTCAACCAGCACTACCGCGACGTCCTGAAAGCCTGCGGGGGAACGTCTAATGTGCAGGAGTGA